CGACGCCGCGACCGCGCACCGGGTCGTGGACGAGGCGTTCACGCGGGTCGTCGACGACCTGCGCGAGCAGTCGTCGCGGGCGACCGGCACCGTGCGGGACGTGCTCGCGGCGACCGCGCAGATGGCCGACGACAAGGCGCTGCGCAGCCAGGTCCTCACCCGGATCTCCGCGGGCGACCACGTCGTGCACGCGGTCGACGGGGTCGTCGCCATGTTCGCGACGATGTTCCAGCAGGCCGGCGGCTACCTCGCGGAGCGCGTCACCGACCTGCACTCGGTCCGGGACCGGGTCGTCGCGCAGGCCCTCGGCCTGCCCGCGCCGGGCGTGCCGCACCTCGACCGGCCGTCGGTCGTCGTCGCCCGGGACCTCGCGCCCGCCGACACCGCCGCGCTCGACCTCGACAAGGTCCTCGCGATCGTCACCGAGCTCGGCGGACCCACGGGCCACACAGCGATCATCGCGGGCCAGCTCGGGCTGCCGTGCCTCGTGCAGGTGCCCTTCGCGACGACCCTCGAGGACGGCACGGAGGTCGCGGTCGACGCGGCCGCCGGCACCCTCACCCTCGACCCCGACGACGCGCTGCGCGCCGAGCTCACCCGCCGCAGCGAGGTCGAGGACGCGCTCGCGTCCGACACCGCACCCGGTGGCACCGCCGACGGGCGCGCCGTCCAGCTGCTCGCCAACATCGGCACCGCCGAGGACGCCGAGCGCGTGTCCGGCGCGGCCGTCGAGGGCGTCGGGCTGTTCCGCACCGAGGTGCTGTTCCTCGAGCGCACCACCGCGCCGACGCGCGAGGAGCAGTCCGCCGTGTACGCGCGGGCGCTCGCCGCGCTGGGGGAGCGCAAGGTCGTCGTCCGCACGCTCGACGCAGGCGCCGACAAGCCGCTCGCGTTCGCGACGCAGGCCGACGAGGAGAACCCGGCGCTCGGCGTGCGCGGCTACCGGCTGGTCCGGAACGACCCCGACCTGCTGGAGGTGCAGCTCGCCGCACTCGGTGCCGCCCAGTCGGAGACGGGCGCCGCGCCGTGGGTCATGGCGCCGATGATCGCGACCGCCGCCGAGGCCCGCGACTTCGCGACCCGCGCCCGCGCGCACGGCCTGTCGACGGTCGGCGTCATGGTCGAGATCCCCGCGGCGGCGCTGCGGGCCCGCGAGATCCTCGCCGAGGTGG
The sequence above is a segment of the Cellulomonas fimi genome. Coding sequences within it:
- the ptsP gene encoding phosphoenolpyruvate--protein phosphotransferase; translation: MSTPTTPAAATEPAAREADRVLRGVGVGRRGVVGPVAQVQPPPHVDDDAPLLVDGVPADAATAHRVVDEAFTRVVDDLREQSSRATGTVRDVLAATAQMADDKALRSQVLTRISAGDHVVHAVDGVVAMFATMFQQAGGYLAERVTDLHSVRDRVVAQALGLPAPGVPHLDRPSVVVARDLAPADTAALDLDKVLAIVTELGGPTGHTAIIAGQLGLPCLVQVPFATTLEDGTEVAVDAAAGTLTLDPDDALRAELTRRSEVEDALASDTAPGGTADGRAVQLLANIGTAEDAERVSGAAVEGVGLFRTEVLFLERTTAPTREEQSAVYARALAALGERKVVVRTLDAGADKPLAFATQADEENPALGVRGYRLVRNDPDLLEVQLAALGAAQSETGAAPWVMAPMIATAAEARDFATRARAHGLSTVGVMVEIPAAALRAREILAEVDFVSLGTNDLAQYTMATDRLRGELADLLDPWQPAVLDLVDATARAGQELHKPVGVCGESASDPVLALVLVGLGVTSLSMSAGAVPAVRYALRHHTGAQCATMAAAALAAESAETARAAVVAMLVPEVRATLGV